A stretch of DNA from Catenulispora acidiphila DSM 44928:
AGCAGACCGTGTTCGGCGTGGAGTTCCCCGCGCCGTTCGGTCTGGCCGCCGGCTTCGACAAGAACGCCGAGGGCATCGACGCCCTGGCCGCCCTCGGCTTCGGCTCGGTGGAGATCGGCACGGTCACCGGCCAGGGGCAGCCCGGCAACGCCCAGCCCCGGCTGGCCCGGCTGATCGCCGACCGCGCGGTGGTGAACCGCATGGGCTTCAACAACGGCGGCGCCGAGGAGGTCGCGCGCCGGCTCAAGCGGCGCGTGGCCAAGCCCGAGCGCTGGGACAAGGTGCCGCCCGTGGTCGGCGTCAACATCGGCAAGACGAAGGTCGTGCCGGAGGACGAGGCCGCGACCGACTACGTGGTCTCGACCAAACTGCTGGCGCCGTACGCGGACTACCTGGTCGTCAACGTCTCCTCGCCGAACACCCCGGGCTTGCGCAACTTGCAGGCCGTCGAGGTGCTGCGGCCGCTGCTCAAGGCGGTGCGCGCAGCCGCCGACGAGGTGGTCCCGGGCCGGCGCGTCCCGCTGCTGGTGAAGATCGCCCCGGACCTCGCCGACGCGGATGTGGACGCTGTCGCCGACCTGGCGCTGGAGCTGCGGCTGGAGGGCGTCATCGCGACCAACACGACCATCGGCCGCGGCGGTCTGAAGTCCGCGGCGGGCAAGGTCGAGGCGGCCGGTGGCGGCGGCCTGTCCGGTGCGCCGCTGAAGGAGCGCTCGCTGGAGGTGCTCCAGCGGCTGCGCGCGCGGACCGGGGGCAGGCTGGTGCTGGTCTCCGTCGGCGGCGTGGAGACCGTCGCCGACGCCTGGGCGCGCCTGGTCGCCGGCGCCGACCTGGTGCAGGGCTACACCGGGTTCGTCTATGAAGGACCGGCCTGGGCCTCGCGGATCAACCGCGGGATCGCCGCGAAGGTGCGGGCCGGCGGGTACACGAGCCTGCGCGACGCCGTCGAGGCGGCCCGAGTTTCTTAGAACCCATATATAAGGAGAGTTGTCATGGCTGCTCGACCGGAGAAGACTTTCGGCGCACGGTTGCGGACTGCTCTCGACGAGCGGGGACCGCTGTGCGCCGGGATCGACCCGCACGCGGCGCTGCTGGCGCAGTGGGACCTCGACGACGACGTCGCCGGGCTGGAGCGGTTCGCGTACACCGTGGTCGAGGCGCTGGCCGACCGGGTCGCCGCGCTCAAGCCGCAGTCGGCGTTCTTCGAGCGCTACGGGAGCCGGGGGATCGCGGTCCTGGAGCGGGTCGTCGACGACGCCCGCTCGGCCGGCGCCGTCGTGATCATGGACGCCAAGCGGGGGGACATCGGGTCCACGGTCGCGGCCTACGCCGATGCCTACGTGGCGCCGTCCTCGCCGCTGTTCTCCGACGCCCTGACCGCGAGCCCGTACCTCGGCTTCGGGTCGCTGGAGCCGCTGTACGCGATGGCGGAGAAGAACCACGCCGGGGTGTTCGTGCTCGGACTGACCTCGAACCCTGAGGGCTCGCAGGTGCAGGGCGCGATCGGCGCCTCGGGGCGGTGCGTCGCGGAGGAGATCGTCACCGCCGCGGCCGCCCGCAACGCCGGCGCCTCGCCGATGGGAGCGATCGGCGCGGTCGTCGGCGGGACCGTCGAGACGCCGGGCTTCGACCTGGCGCAGCTCAACGGCGCGTTCCTGGTCCCCGGGATCGGGGCGCAGGGCGCGACCGCCGCGGACGTGAAGCGGATCTTCGGCGCCGGGACGCGGAACGTGGTGCCCTCCAGCAGCCGGGAGATCCTGCGCGGCGGGCCCTCGGTGGCCGGGCTGCGCGATGCGGCGGCGCGGACCGTCGAGGAACTGCGGGGGATTCTGGACTAGTCGGGCTGCCGGGGTGCCTCGCCTGATTCGGCTGCCCCGGCTGTCTTGGCTGCCCCGGTGGTCTGGGCTGCCTCAAGGATGCGCTTGAGGCGGCCCAGCGAGACCAGGAAGAACAGCCGGGTCGTCGGCCCGATCGCCAGCCAGCCGATCCTGCCCAGCAGCCCGAACGGCAGGTCCACGCGCTCCCACCAGGTGACCTGACAGGCGTCCGCGCCGCGCGCCGCCACCTCGAACCCGCCGCTGCCGCGCACGACATGGCCGGTGTGCCGCACCGTGCAGCGGCGCGGCGGGTCCCACTCGGTGACCGTCATGGTGTCCAGGAACGCCACCGGCCCGATCCCGGTCCGGCCCTCCAGCTTCCCGCCGACGGCATCCGCGCTCCCGCGCACCTGGGTCGCGACCATCCACGCACGCTGCGACTCCCAGTCGGCGATCGCCGCCCAGGCTTTCTCCGCCGGGACCCCGACGGTGACGGTCACGCGCAGCTCAGGCAAGGCGTGCCGCCAGCGTCTTGGGCGCCACCTTGAGGTAGGCGTCGCGGACGATCTCCTCGACGTCCTCCCAGTCCGGGCCGGCGTCGAGGTTCACGCCGAGCCAGCCGTGGACGCCGACGTACGGCGGCCGGTAGAAGACGTCAGGGTCCTGCTCCATCCGCAGTTCCTGGACGCCCTCCGGCGCCGGGCACCAGAAGCCCAGGCGCTTGCCGTGGTGGTGGCTGGAGAACATCGCCAGCGTGCGCTTGCCGCGGATGAACCAGGTCGGCTCGCCGTGGCTCTCGCGCTCCTCGACCTCGGGCAGCGCCAGGCAGACGGCGCGGAGCCGGTCCAGCACGGCGGTCTCTTCGGGCGTCATGTCACCATCCTCACGGTTCGCACTGACAGATTCGACCAGGACCGCGCCGGTTGAGCGAGCGCTCAACGAACCCTTGTGCGATCCGGTACGGTCGCGGCATGAGCTCCGACACCCGGGACCGCCTGCTGCAGGGGACGATCGACGCCCTGCGGACCCAGGGCATCGCCGGGGTGTCGGCCCGGACCATCGCGGCGGCCGCCGGGGTGAACCAGGCGCTGGTGTTCTACCACTTCGGCAGCGTCGACGAACTGCTCGCGGCGGCGGCCAT
This window harbors:
- a CDS encoding quinone-dependent dihydroorotate dehydrogenase; its protein translation is MRIYPKLFNLVFRRMDAEQAHRLGFGAIRAVGALPAGTGLALLERLYPVHDTVLKQTVFGVEFPAPFGLAAGFDKNAEGIDALAALGFGSVEIGTVTGQGQPGNAQPRLARLIADRAVVNRMGFNNGGAEEVARRLKRRVAKPERWDKVPPVVGVNIGKTKVVPEDEAATDYVVSTKLLAPYADYLVVNVSSPNTPGLRNLQAVEVLRPLLKAVRAAADEVVPGRRVPLLVKIAPDLADADVDAVADLALELRLEGVIATNTTIGRGGLKSAAGKVEAAGGGGLSGAPLKERSLEVLQRLRARTGGRLVLVSVGGVETVADAWARLVAGADLVQGYTGFVYEGPAWASRINRGIAAKVRAGGYTSLRDAVEAARVS
- the pyrF gene encoding orotidine-5'-phosphate decarboxylase; protein product: MAARPEKTFGARLRTALDERGPLCAGIDPHAALLAQWDLDDDVAGLERFAYTVVEALADRVAALKPQSAFFERYGSRGIAVLERVVDDARSAGAVVIMDAKRGDIGSTVAAYADAYVAPSSPLFSDALTASPYLGFGSLEPLYAMAEKNHAGVFVLGLTSNPEGSQVQGAIGASGRCVAEEIVTAAAARNAGASPMGAIGAVVGGTVETPGFDLAQLNGAFLVPGIGAQGATAADVKRIFGAGTRNVVPSSSREILRGGPSVAGLRDAAARTVEELRGILD
- a CDS encoding SRPBCC family protein → MPELRVTVTVGVPAEKAWAAIADWESQRAWMVATQVRGSADAVGGKLEGRTGIGPVAFLDTMTVTEWDPPRRCTVRHTGHVVRGSGGFEVAARGADACQVTWWERVDLPFGLLGRIGWLAIGPTTRLFFLVSLGRLKRILEAAQTTGAAKTAGAAESGEAPRQPD
- a CDS encoding MmcQ/YjbR family DNA-binding protein, with amino-acid sequence MTPEETAVLDRLRAVCLALPEVEERESHGEPTWFIRGKRTLAMFSSHHHGKRLGFWCPAPEGVQELRMEQDPDVFYRPPYVGVHGWLGVNLDAGPDWEDVEEIVRDAYLKVAPKTLAARLA